The nucleotide sequence CAGAATCAGAAGTTGAATAATCtattaaaagtgaaaaagtctTCTGCCTAAGCTTTTTTGTCATTCCTCAAAGTATAATTACCTACTTTGtgataaaaacattttaaaactaattcAATTAATAAATTCAATGTTAATAAGAGTATTAATACATTGAAATATAGATAGGTGTTgattaatataattaattttaatttacgCTTAAATAAAATCGTCAAAAATGTGAGCGTTTGTTGCCGTTAGAATGgcgcaggaatctctagaatctgtTTTATTATTCCCAACTTTATAGCTTTTATAGGTAGCGAGAGAGAACAGAGAGAACGTATACTTTATAGGGATGGACACGCTTCCTTTAATACAACAGAATACAATACACCCATTTTCTCCACGAGCTATGGGtataaaaaaacttttataaatatgtcAATAACCTAAGCGTTTCTAGGTAGGCTTCATATCAAAAGAATAGAACATTCTGATGTATTAACAGGTGAGTAAAACATTCAGTTTTTTCACATATCCCTACACATGAGTAGGATCAAAGAGAAATACTAGCAGTGGCTGTTTATTTGCCAGCAGTCACGGGCACAAATATTCATTAAGTTGAAATAGCGTACAACCCGAGCTTGGACGAGTGTTTACATAAGTCTTGAGTTTTAACTGAAAAACATAATTTTCCGTCTGAGGGCGCCGTGAAATCAAGTGGCTGCCGTGTCGCAGAGCTCCGCATTCAAAACTCGGGAGGGCCGGATGGCCGAGTGAGTTTCCGTGCAGCTGGCAGTATTTGCGAAAGGAATGGAACGGAACGctaattaatttaatgaaaCCTGTCTGTTGCCACAAGCTCTAAAGAGTCCTCGTCCGCTCTGTTCCTGCCCTCGTATTTACATGTGCACATTACGCTTGTACATTTGatgtgtaaaatatatgactaCTTGTGAAATTCTAAAAATGGGGAAGAATATAATAAACAGAAAGTAATTAAGGGACTTTTTATTGATATTTACCCTCCGTTTTACCAGTAGTTTGTACACAggatattatttaataagcaATGAAGAATATATCTACTCAAATATCATCTCGTTTGCCAGGAAATACTAAGTAGTTAGCAGggtaaattaaaaatatctaaaataaATCAGTTATTTATACCCTTCaactaaaatataataattttaaaagtatttaaatctatttaaaatatttcctcATTATTTCCTAATTAAGGCTTTCTTATTGAGCCATCAACATCACAAGGGGTTGGTTCAACATGAAAGCAACTTTGCTGAAGCTATCAACTTAGTAtcgtttttatttgtttaccACCTTATCGCAATGTTAAAACGCGGCACGTGCTGCGTCGAAATGTCTCAGTTCGAGTTAAAAACAAATCCATGAATATATTACAGAAATAATTAACATTATCGCCGAGCAATGGGCAATAGTCGGACGCGTGCGCAAACTGGCTGGGCTATAATCATCGTTATCTAATAAGGGCACCGGGAACCCAGGGCTCTGCACAAATATTTGCCTACTTCAATCCGTCATTTGGAAGTCACATGCGTGAGAATGGTAAACAAACCGGTGAGTTCACGGGGGAGTTGGCACCCCTCCAGCCCCGAAAGTCGGACGGAGGCTGACTCAATGTTACGTTCAAAGATCTGGGCCGAATTGGAATGGCCACCCGGAAAAGTCAACCGAGGACTACGAAAGTTACACAGCATTTAGACTGTGCATTTCGGCGGATGGTCTGGTCCTCATCCGCAACACGTGTCACTGGGTCGCTCGACGTCGTCGTCCTCCCAGATACGCAGATACGCAGTGCACACAGTCCAACGATCCAGCAATAGCAATCCCACAACGCTCACATAAAAAGcaataaactaaaattaaGTCGGAAAACGTGTCAAAGTCAGTACTCACTGCACTGACAGTGATGCAAAGACAAACATAAACAGCGAGCGTGGGTCCTTGTTTACCTTAATAAAGTCGGTTTCGATTCTCCTCAGTTCTCGGTTCGGTTTGGCTCAGACTTATATCGAATCGGTGGGTGCGTTTGCCTTGCGATTCTATGCGCTTTGGGCATACCCTGCTGCGAATTATCCTGCGATTGAGTTATGACACCAACTTAAAATAACACCGTCAGCACAGGGAGGCACTTTTCAAACAAGGGAGCATCGTACAGTGGGAACCTTTCCTTAATCTGGATTTGAATTGCATCATATTTTATGTTACTGTATCTAACACTATTTATTCTATTCAATGTTTCAGCTCGTTCAAAATAAGGCGATCGTTTCACTGTAAAATGAATCCTAAGATATTACAGCTTTATAATCCCTAGAAAAGGGATATTTATTGCGTAAAAATTTGCTTGTACTTATGTAAATATAATCTTTTATATCTGCAAAGTATTTCCACTTGTAATGTATTGCTAAAATAAATCCGAATGTTATTCTTAATATGTCACCTTCCTTTACTTTGTTCCATATGAAGATATTTGATGATATATTTCATCTACTTATTGCTTGTGCTCGATGCAAATAAGATTATTTTTTCAGTGTAATGGTATATATGATATTGCAGCTTTAGAATCCCTATAAAATTGATTCAACTTATGTTAATATAATATCTTTTATAATCTCTTTAGTATCTGTACTTATAAGGTATTGCTAAGGGACATTTGAATATTATTCTAAGTAAATAAAGGTTTATATCACAGTTTCGTATTTTTACAGCTTGCATATTGGAACTCTATGTTTGTATTTATGTCTAGACAAATATTATAACGCATTCCACTTCACATTGGACTGCAGGATACTTAACAAAGGTACTGTATCCTTAAGTGCAAACATTTGTTTGTCTGACATTATGTCAAAATTAATTTGGTTGTACCCAGTGGATTTTATTTCTCCTATCTTAAGAAGATGCTTATCTTGTTAATTTTGCGATTCATTTTATGGCAAACCTTATGCGGACCGCGGccctttttgttttataatttattttgatcAGGCCGCGGCATGCATTTTCGATTGATATTGATGGTTCCTTCTGGAGGAACATGTTTTGCTCATCAATGGATTTGCGCTGAACCTGTTTGCCCTGCCTCATTTAGTCTAAGGACCTCGGGTTTACGCAGTAAAAAAGACAAGGAGGCGATACAAACTTTCACATGGCGAAATACAGACACTAAATTACGATTCGGCTTTGTTTCTTGCCGAAGCATCATTATTTAACTGCCCCATAGTTAAATGTGACGCTCGAGTCTTGCGGAATATCCATTAATTTTTTACGATAAAACTTACAGCGGACTAATTTGAGACTGTGATTTTCATTTATACCAAGTAAAACACTTTACATCTTCACCGAAGTATTCTAAAGTTTTGATTCACAAAAGATAGCTCCATGTTTTCATGTTTTAAATAGAAATCAGATATGTAAAGCTCATGCCTGTTTCTCTCTATTATTTGAAAGGCCTTGGCCAGGGGAACTGTGGTATTGTGAATGTAAAACAACATATCGCCTTGTATTTCTTCTCTGAAATATAGGAAATTAAAAAAGGTTTCCAACCAAACAATATTTACTTACAGTAAGTAAACATTTCCAAAATTGGCTATCAAAAATTGTGCAATAACGTTTATTACAGCTTGATTACTTATTTCTGCTCGTCCGTACCTATAAAAAGGAGAATATATTAAATCGTTTTTTAGatatataaatgtaaataCCCCAATTCGTTAACCAATGCATGAGGTCTAGCCTTGACCATTAAAATCAAGCCACGAGTCGATTGGTTTCTATAGCTCTCGACTGATCCGATTGCCATGAGTTTTCCACGCTTTATCAAAGCTAGTCGATTGCATAGGGACTGGAAATCTTCAATGTTGTTCGAGGATAGTAAAATCGAACTGCCACAATCATTCACGCTCTTCAGCACGTCCAAAACATCGGATCGATGTGCCTTCTCAACTCCAGCAGTGGGTTCATCCAGAATTATTAGGGGAGGTGTACCAATCACAGCTATTGCTGTACTCAGCTTTCGTTTATCACTTACGGTGTACATTTCCGACTTCTTGTCTAGATGTTCTTTGAAGTTAAGATTTTCTGCCAGTTCTTCGGATACATCGCGGACCTTTTCCGACCTTATACCTCGAATCAGGCAAAATACTTTTAAGTTTTCTCTTCCCGTAAACTTTGGCTCAAAGCTATCTTTTTGGGGACAATAGCCTATGTATTTGAATGCGTGATATTTATTCTCCTTTTTGTCTTGAACATCAATTCCTTTTACTGAAATACGACCACTTGACAAATCGCGTTCTGATATAAtcattttattaatattcGTCTTGCCAGATCTTTCGCCAACCAACCCTAGAACATCCATACTAAGAAATGTATATTAAGttcatttttaatatcttAAGTTCTGACAAAACTCACGGCCTTAGACCAAAGGATATATCTTTTATCGATCTTCTAGACTGGTTTGACCTTACATTTTCCAGAAGTAGGGTGTGGTTTCGCATTTCGTTTCTTGTCATACTGTTTAAATCACAATTTCCTGGGCATTCCTCACCAGCAGTTCTAAATAAAAAGGATTTATAAACTGAGTTACAAATTATTATTTCCAAATACCTCCGCTGTTTTTTACAAGGAAATCCTTTTTCGTACATCATGAGCAATATAAAGTAAAGTATTGCTAAAAAAGTAAGTATCAAAACATATAATAATCCAGTCCAGTGTGAATGTTGTTCTGTAAAAGGAAATAAATAACGaatatattttgttattaCTAAAAATTACAATGTGTTAATATAGATATGCATTTAATACATGTTTATTTACTCTGACATCCAAACGATGTTAAGTTAACTTAGTTACTAATAGACAAAGAACTTGGCCTGAAACAATTTccctttatttttatacccctTATTTGTGAAGGGTGTAAATGTACAAGAAAATGCTTTCAACCCTTTTAAGGGTGAATGCATTCCCGAAATTGGATTTAATTAGATTATCTTGATTTCATAACTTACTGCACTCATCATACAAATTTGAGTTGTTTCCTTCACAAACTTTACGCATTTCATCCTGAATGCAAATTCTATGAAGCAGTGCAATCACTGAATAAGTGGGTAATAAATAGAGAACTCCAAATGGTATATCCGGAGCTCCAAGCTCAAATGGGAtggctaaaaatatataaacattacGATTAATCAGCCAATATTAAGAACTCACCCAAGAGTAGCAGTAAAAGTATTGGTATTATCCAGCCATAAATTTCGCGATTAAAGAGATGCAATAAAAGATACAAGAAAGGCAATTGCGCCAGATTAAAAAACATCAATGCAATTATATAGGCAActgaaataaaatagaatAACATAAATTTGGTAAAAATAGTTAAATGTACTTACCCATTTCATTATCGAAACTTTTACGTAGAATGATGGTCATTAAAACCACTAGTAATGTTGAAAACAGTGAAAGCCACATCCAGTCCCAAAGTAAATGGGAAAGCCAAAATGTTGCCATATTTATGCCCTCAACTTGTTGCATAAGTTTAAATCCAATGATGCGTTCCCTTATAATGTATGCAGCAAAAAACCCAGTAAAGATACTCAGGCATAAAAGTAGTAAGTATAATGCACCCCTTTTGGAACATTTGATTTCATATGGGGTAGAGTTTTCACTATCCTGAGTTGAGCGATAGGGATGATTATAAAAATCAATGGTTTTCTCCGACAATTTAGCTTCCCTATCATAACTCGAGCAAAATCTATCCAATAGGTCActgaaaaataaatctttatagataagaaatagttttgataaataattttttacccATTTGCCAAATATCCCATCAGTGCTGCAGCCACGGCCTCAGAATGCAGGTACTTCCgactataaaatattttatattcgCACTTATCCATTTTCAGAGCAAAGACATATTTATCATTTAACAGATCTTGATTTTTATCTAGATCATTTTGTGATACTTCATCAGCTGAACAGccttgtattttattttttaaaagcgGTACTAGTGGATGCTGACTGCTTTCACTTTCCACAAATGCATAACTGCAGTCTTCTCCATAAGAATCTAAATCCAATTTTCGAGCGCTCTCCGGtgccatatttttattttctgcatAATGATGTTTGGGTAATTCAGgtgatttataaaaataagcaAGTAGCGCCGCAAAGgtcaaaagcaaaagcaaggGAGGTCCAAGGAACAACAACGGGCTATGTTTGATGTGGTAGAACTTTTTTAATATCATCGCTTTCCATTGATTCCAGCACAatttttgtccctttagcagACATTCATCCGGTTCTGGTAGGTTGCAAAAGTTACTGCACTTGTTTAAGTTGCAGCCAGCCGAAGTGGCATTAACAAATTTATCTATTACCGGAGTGGTTCCGATTTGAATGGATTCCATATCGACACACTTTTCGGATAGTTCCAACTCTTTTAGCAGGGGCACAATTCCACAACAACTGGATTGCGGAATATTGTAGGCTATTTCGCAAGGTTTGTCACAGGATGCACAGGAATCGGGTATATATTTCGTAACCAACGAGGTTATCTGAGGCTCTGGACATATTTCACCCTGCGAGCATACCTAAATAACAGTGTAGTCAAATTGATTTTctagttttttaaattatatattttaactcCCTTACCAATTGATAGCCCGACCCATAAGAGTTCTTCAAGAAGACGGAGGTTCCATTGAATATTAATTGCCCGTCGCATAATATAGCCACTCGATCCGCCAGAACATCCGCTTCTTCGATTTGGTAAGTGGCTACTATTATAGTGCGACATCGTTTCTCAGACTGCAGTAAATCCCAGAGTAATCTTCGATCACAGGGTTCCAATCCTTCGGAGGGTTCGTCCAAAACAAGGATCCGTGGATTTCCACAAAAGGCACATGCCACCGATAGTTTCTTTTTGTCCGCTTGTAATAAATTTCGACTCTTCACATTCCTTACGATCAAGAGATCCAATGCTTTTAAATAGTTGTTCATGGAATTACTTCTGTACTTTCTAGGAGAATTTCGCAGAGATGAGTAAAAGTCCACGTGTTGTTTTACCGTCAAGGAATCGTATAAAGCATTGTGCTGAGGAGATAGTCCCAAAAATGTTCTGGAACTATTGGTTttgataatatttttattgtcCACTTTAATCCACCCCGATTCTGGAGGACTACTACCCGTGATTGAATTAATTACTGCCGACTTTCCCGAATCGGAAAGACCCAATATAACGGTTATTTGATCATCGTACATATTCATGGTAAAATTTCTTAGGGGAGCCTTTCTTCTTTGCAATTTTCGCAACATATTAGCTTGAACAACTGCTGGAGTTTCATGCTGATTCGTACGGTTATCAGGTTTCGATCTTCTACATTTTGAAATTCCATACCGTCCCGGAAAACACAATTCAATTAGTAGGCAAAGTAGCAAAGATATAAATGCTACTATTAACATTATTAATATAATATCAACGAAATTATAAGTAAAGTCTTCACTATTTGTAGTAGAATTAAAGATATTTTCTGTTTTAGAAATATGATACCACTGCAAGCCGGTATTATCAAACCATTCGAAGTAAAGAATTAAACTCAGTCCCATTAGAAATGCATATTGAAATAATATGCAGAGCATGTGTAGCAAGATTAATAATTTTGGCTGCCAGAATACATAGAGAAAGAAACTAAGTATGCAAAAAAAAGCAACCACAATCGCTGCCAAAGTGACAGTCTGAGTTAAACTATAtactaaaaaacaaaaac is from Drosophila suzukii chromosome 3, CBGP_Dsuzu_IsoJpt1.0, whole genome shotgun sequence and encodes:
- the LOC118877214 gene encoding nod factor export ATP-binding protein I-like, with product MMYEKGFPCKKQRRTAGEECPGNCDLNSMTRNEMRNHTLLLENVRSNQSRRSIKDISFGLRPMDVLGLVGERSGKTNINKMIISERDLSSGRISVKGIDVQDKKENKYHAFKYIGYCPQKDSFEPKFTGRENLKVFCLIRGIRSEKVRDVSEELAENLNFKEHLDKKSEMYTVSDKRKLSTAIAVIGTPPLIILDEPTAGVEKAHRSDVLDVLKSVNDCGSSILLSSNNIEDFQSLCNRLALIKRGKLMAIGSVESYRNQSTRGLILMVKARPHALVNELGYLHLYI
- the LOC139353265 gene encoding phospholipid-transporting ATPase ABCA3-like, yielding MLCILFQYAFLMGLSLILYFEWFDNTGLQWYHISKTENIFNSTTNSEDFTYNFVDIILIMLIVAFISLLLCLLIELCFPGRYGISKCRRSKPDNRTNQHETPAVVQANMLRKLQRRKAPLRNFTMNMYDDQITVILGLSDSGKSAVINSITGSSPPESGWIKVDNKNIIKTNSSRTFLGLSPQHNALYDSLTVKQHVDFYSSLRNSPRKYRSNSMNNYLKALDLLIVRNVKSRNLLQADKKKLSVACAFCGNPRILVLDEPSEGLEPCDRRLLWDLLQSEKRCRTIIVATYQIEEADVLADRVAILCDGQLIFNGTSVFLKNSYGSGYQLVCSQGEICPEPQITSLVTKYIPDSCASCDKPCEIAYNIPQSSCCGIVPLLKELELSEKCVDMESIQIGTTPVIDKFVNATSAGCNLNKCSNFCNLPEPDECLLKGQKLCWNQWKAMILKKFYHIKHSPLLFLGPPLLLLLTFAALLAYFYKSPELPKHHYAENKNMAPESARKLDLDSYGEDCSYAFVESESSQHPLVPLLKNKIQGCSADEVSQNDLDKNQDLLNDKYVFALKMDKCEYKIFYSRKYLHSEAVAAALMGYLANG